In a genomic window of Pedobacter sp. KBS0701:
- a CDS encoding DUF3467 domain-containing protein — MEEQQNENQLNIELSEEIAEGIFSNLAIITHSNTEFVLDFIRVMPGIPKAKVKSRIILTPEHAKRLLSALEDNIQKFEAVNGRIKTQEEPPFPMGFGGPTAQA; from the coding sequence ATGGAAGAACAACAAAACGAGAACCAATTAAATATAGAGTTATCTGAAGAAATTGCTGAAGGAATTTTTTCTAACCTGGCTATTATTACCCATTCAAATACTGAATTTGTATTGGATTTTATTCGTGTAATGCCCGGAATACCAAAAGCAAAGGTAAAATCGAGGATTATTTTAACGCCAGAACACGCAAAACGTTTATTATCAGCTTTAGAAGATAATATTCAAAAATTCGAAGCCGTAAACGGCCGGATTAAAACCCAGGAAGAACCACCTTTTCCTATGGGGTTTGGTGGGCCGACTGCTCAAGCCTAA
- the rpoC gene encoding DNA-directed RNA polymerase subunit beta', whose product MSYKKDNKLKSNFTSITISLSSPEIILERSSGEVLKPETINYRTYKPERDGLFCERIFGPVKDYECHCGKYKRIRYKGIVCDRCGVEVTEKKVRRERMGHIALVVPVAHIWYFRSLPNKIGYLLGLPTKKLDLIIYYERYVVIQSGLMAEEGINYMDFLTEEEYLDILDKLPKENQYLDDKDPNKFIAKMGAEALEDLLKRIDLDTLSYDLRHQAANETSQQRKNEALKRLQVVEAFRGANTRIENRPEWMIVKIVPVIPPELRPLVPLEGGRFATSDLNDLYRRVIIRNNRLKRLIEIKAPEVILRNEKRMLQEAVDSLFDNSRKVNAVKTEGNRALKSLSDILKGKQGRFRQNLLGKRVDYSARSVIVVGPSLKLHECGIPKDMAAELYKPFIIRKMIERGVVKTVKSAKKIVDRKDPLVWDILENVLKGHPVLLNRAPTLHRLGIQAFQPKLIEGKAIQLHPLVCTAFNADFDGDQMAVHLPLGNAAILEAQVLMLAAHNILNPANGTPITVPSQDMVLGLYYITKGRRTDETRVVKGQDSNFYSPEEVIIAYNEKELDLHAFIKVRVNVKQADGSIVNKLTETTVGRVLFNQMVPEEVGYINELLTKKSLRDIIGEVVKMTGMARASQFLDDIKELGFKMAFQGGLSFNLQDVNIPVEKHTLLEQAAAEVEEVRNNYNMGFITNNERYNQIIDIWTRINNRLTTFVMTQLSSDNQGFNSVYMMLDSGARGSKEQIRQLCGMRGLMAKPQKSGSGGDIIENPILSNFKEGLSVLEYFISTHGARKGLADTALKTADAGYLTRRLHDVAQDMIVNDNDCGTLRGMYTTALKDQEDIVEPLYDRILGRTSLHDVYNPLDNTLLVGAGEDINEDVAKLIEESPLEGIEIRSVLTCESKRGVCALCYGRNLASGKRVQRGEAVGVIAAQSIGEPGTQLTLRTFHVGGTASNIAAESNIVAKFDGVIEFENIRTVDTQTEEGTVQVVLGRSGEFKIVEPGTGRIIVTNNIPYGAFLFVKEGDKLSKGDKICSWDPYNAVILSEFAGKAQFDAIIEGVTFREESDEQTGHREKVIIDTRDKTKNPSVQIVDKKGEFIKGYNIPVGAHVSVDEGETIQTGQIIAKIPRATGKTRDITGGLPRVTELFEARNPSNPAVVTEIDGVVTLGGVKRGNREITIESKDGEVKKYLVPLSKHILVQDNDFVKAGMPLSDGSISPADILSIKGPAAVQEYLVNGIQEVYRLQGVKINDKHFEVIVHQMMQKVHIEDPGDTIFLENNAVDRWDFADENDAMYDKKVVEDAGDSTDFKPGQIVSLRRLRDENSQLKRKDLKQITVRDARPATASSILQGITRASLGTKSFISAASFQETTKVLNEAAIAGKRDNMLGLKENVIVGHLIPSGTGVRGYERIIVGSQEEYDKLLASKQEEVEA is encoded by the coding sequence ATGTCTTACAAAAAGGATAATAAATTAAAAAGCAATTTCACATCAATCACGATTAGCTTATCGTCTCCGGAAATTATTCTGGAACGTTCAAGCGGTGAGGTGTTGAAACCAGAAACCATTAACTACCGTACTTACAAACCTGAGCGTGATGGTTTGTTCTGTGAGCGTATTTTTGGTCCGGTAAAAGATTACGAATGTCATTGCGGTAAATACAAACGTATCCGTTATAAAGGTATTGTTTGCGATCGTTGTGGTGTTGAAGTAACGGAGAAAAAAGTACGTCGTGAGCGTATGGGACACATTGCTTTAGTGGTTCCTGTTGCACACATCTGGTACTTCCGCTCTTTACCAAACAAAATCGGTTATTTATTAGGTTTACCTACTAAAAAATTAGATTTAATTATCTATTACGAGCGTTACGTAGTTATTCAGTCAGGTTTAATGGCTGAAGAAGGTATCAACTATATGGACTTCTTAACGGAAGAAGAATATTTAGATATCTTAGATAAATTACCTAAAGAAAACCAATACTTAGACGATAAAGATCCTAATAAATTCATCGCCAAAATGGGTGCTGAAGCATTAGAAGATTTATTAAAACGTATTGATTTAGATACTTTATCTTATGATTTACGTCACCAGGCAGCTAACGAAACTTCTCAGCAACGTAAAAATGAGGCTTTAAAACGTCTTCAGGTTGTTGAAGCTTTCCGTGGAGCTAATACGCGTATCGAGAATCGCCCTGAGTGGATGATTGTTAAAATCGTTCCGGTTATTCCACCAGAATTACGTCCGTTAGTGCCATTAGAAGGTGGTCGTTTCGCCACTTCCGATTTAAATGATTTATACCGTCGTGTAATTATCCGTAACAACCGTTTAAAACGTTTGATCGAGATTAAAGCACCAGAGGTAATTTTACGTAACGAGAAACGTATGTTGCAGGAAGCTGTAGATTCGTTATTCGATAACTCACGTAAAGTTAACGCGGTAAAAACTGAAGGTAACCGTGCTTTGAAATCACTTTCAGATATCCTGAAAGGTAAACAAGGCCGTTTCCGTCAGAATTTATTGGGTAAACGTGTGGATTATTCAGCCCGTTCGGTAATTGTTGTAGGGCCTAGCCTTAAATTACACGAATGCGGTATTCCTAAAGATATGGCTGCTGAGCTTTACAAACCGTTCATTATTCGTAAGATGATTGAGCGTGGTGTTGTAAAAACAGTTAAGTCTGCTAAGAAAATCGTTGATAGAAAAGATCCGTTAGTTTGGGATATCTTAGAAAATGTATTAAAAGGTCACCCGGTATTATTAAACCGTGCACCAACACTACACAGACTAGGTATTCAGGCTTTCCAGCCAAAATTAATTGAAGGAAAAGCAATCCAGTTACACCCATTAGTTTGTACTGCATTCAACGCCGATTTTGATGGTGACCAGATGGCTGTCCACTTACCGTTAGGTAACGCAGCAATTTTGGAAGCCCAGGTATTAATGTTGGCCGCACACAATATCTTAAACCCTGCAAACGGTACACCAATTACTGTACCTTCTCAGGATATGGTTTTGGGTCTTTATTATATTACTAAAGGCCGTAGAACAGATGAAACCAGAGTTGTAAAAGGACAGGATTCGAATTTCTATTCTCCGGAAGAAGTTATTATTGCTTATAACGAGAAAGAATTAGACTTGCACGCATTTATCAAAGTAAGGGTAAATGTTAAACAAGCCGACGGTTCTATCGTTAATAAATTAACTGAAACTACTGTAGGTAGAGTATTGTTCAACCAGATGGTTCCTGAAGAAGTTGGTTATATCAATGAACTATTAACCAAAAAATCTTTAAGAGATATTATTGGTGAAGTAGTGAAAATGACTGGTATGGCGCGTGCTTCTCAATTCTTAGATGATATCAAAGAATTAGGTTTCAAAATGGCATTCCAGGGAGGTTTATCGTTCAACTTACAAGACGTAAACATTCCGGTAGAAAAACATACTTTATTAGAACAGGCAGCAGCTGAGGTTGAAGAGGTAAGAAACAACTATAACATGGGTTTCATTACCAACAACGAGCGTTACAACCAGATTATCGATATCTGGACCCGTATCAACAACAGGTTAACTACATTCGTTATGACTCAGTTATCGTCAGATAACCAAGGTTTTAACTCGGTTTACATGATGCTTGATTCAGGTGCACGTGGATCTAAAGAGCAGATTCGTCAGCTTTGCGGAATGCGTGGTTTGATGGCGAAACCTCAGAAATCAGGTTCAGGTGGTGATATTATCGAAAACCCGATCTTATCAAACTTTAAGGAAGGTTTATCTGTATTAGAGTACTTTATCTCTACTCACGGTGCACGTAAAGGTTTGGCGGATACGGCGTTAAAAACGGCTGATGCGGGTTACTTAACCCGTCGTTTACATGATGTGGCGCAGGATATGATTGTTAACGATAACGATTGTGGTACTTTAAGAGGTATGTATACGACCGCTTTAAAAGATCAGGAAGATATCGTTGAGCCATTATACGACAGGATTTTAGGCCGTACTTCACTACATGATGTGTACAATCCATTGGATAACACTTTATTGGTAGGTGCTGGCGAAGATATTAACGAAGATGTTGCTAAATTGATCGAAGAATCTCCACTAGAGGGTATCGAGATCCGTTCAGTATTAACTTGCGAATCTAAACGTGGTGTTTGTGCATTATGTTATGGACGTAACTTAGCGTCTGGTAAACGTGTTCAGAGAGGTGAGGCAGTTGGTGTAATTGCAGCACAGTCTATCGGTGAGCCGGGTACACAGTTAACACTTCGTACTTTCCACGTGGGTGGTACTGCATCAAACATTGCTGCAGAATCTAACATCGTAGCTAAGTTTGATGGTGTAATCGAATTCGAAAATATCCGTACTGTTGATACACAAACAGAAGAAGGAACAGTTCAGGTGGTATTAGGTCGTTCAGGTGAGTTCAAAATCGTTGAACCTGGAACCGGACGTATCATTGTAACCAACAACATTCCTTACGGTGCATTCTTGTTCGTAAAAGAAGGTGATAAACTTTCTAAAGGTGATAAAATCTGTTCATGGGATCCATACAACGCGGTTATTCTGTCAGAATTTGCCGGTAAAGCACAGTTTGATGCCATTATTGAAGGTGTAACCTTCCGTGAAGAATCAGATGAGCAAACTGGTCACCGTGAAAAAGTAATTATCGATACCCGTGATAAAACGAAAAACCCTTCAGTTCAGATCGTTGATAAGAAAGGTGAATTCATTAAAGGTTATAACATTCCGGTAGGTGCCCACGTTTCAGTTGATGAAGGTGAAACAATCCAAACTGGACAGATTATCGCTAAGATTCCTCGTGCAACTGGTAAAACCCGGGATATTACAGGTGGTTTACCTCGTGTAACGGAATTATTTGAAGCACGTAACCCATCTAACCCAGCTGTAGTAACTGAGATTGATGGTGTGGTAACTTTAGGTGGCGTTAAACGTGGTAACCGTGAAATCACTATCGAATCGAAAGATGGTGAAGTTAAAAAATACCTGGTTCCATTGTCGAAACACATCCTTGTTCAGGATAACGACTTTGTAAAAGCAGGTATGCCTTTATCAGATGGTTCAATCTCTCCTGCCGATATCTTATCAATTAAAGGCCCTGCAGCGGTTCAAGAATACTTAGTAAATGGTATTCAAGAGGTTTACCGTTTACAAGGTGTGAAAATTAACGATAAGCACTTCGAGGTAATTGTTCACCAGATGATGCAGAAAGTTCACATTGAAGATCCAGGTGATACTATTTTCTTAGAAAACAATGCTGTTGACCGTTGGGATTTTGCCGATGAGAACGATGCAATGTACGACAAGAAAGTTGTTGAAGACGCAGGTGATTCTACAGATTTCAAACCAGGTCAGATTGTTTCATTACGTAGATTAAGAGACGAAAATTCTCAATTGAAACGTAAAGATTTAAAACAGATTACGGTTAGAGATGCAAGACCAGCAACTGCAAGTTCTATCTTACAAGGTATTACACGTGCATCATTAGGTACTAAATCGTTCATTTCTGCGGCTTCGTTCCAGGAAACTACGAAAGTATTAAATGAGGCAGCAATTGCAGGTAAACGCGATAATATGTTAGGCTTGAAAGAAAACGTGATCGTTGGTCACTTAATCCCTTCAGGTACTGGTGTACGTGGTTACGAAAGAATCATCGTTGGTTCTCAGGAAGAATACGATAAATTATTAGCTTCGAAACAAGAAGAAGTAGAAGCTTAA
- a CDS encoding OmpP1/FadL family transporter, translating to MKKFLLSALLSAPLWVLGQGFQVNLQGQKQIGMAGAGSALALDEASVFYNPGAVTFLEKNSVSAGVNPLLFKSAFKQSGSNVTEDVKNKIAPPFEFYAVWGPKSNKWKLGLGVYTPFGGLVDWGNDWSGKYALTSLNLKAIYFQPTLSIKITDRIGIGAGFVYNHGDVNLQRALPVNYPDGRSGHVTLDGTGKGYGWNAGLYIKTLSNISFALVHKSKVITKLDGGTADFTVPQSLTGSFPAGNTFNAELPLPATTSLGVGIPLSKSTVLAFDASWVQWHIYKELAFDYATNTSALADTKSARNYRDGSSFKLGINHQASEKLALRAGVGYAFSPVQDGYVTPEAPDADRYILSAGLGYTPTSHFEVNASFFFEDVKSRKQKNIETGLDGTFKTLVYAPGISLTYKW from the coding sequence ATGAAAAAATTTTTATTGAGCGCATTACTTTCTGCTCCACTTTGGGTTTTGGGGCAGGGTTTCCAGGTTAATTTACAAGGTCAGAAACAAATTGGTATGGCAGGTGCAGGTTCTGCATTGGCTTTAGATGAGGCTTCTGTATTTTACAATCCCGGTGCAGTAACTTTCTTAGAGAAAAACTCAGTTTCCGCAGGTGTAAACCCACTATTATTTAAATCAGCTTTTAAACAGAGCGGTTCGAATGTTACAGAAGATGTAAAGAATAAAATTGCTCCTCCTTTCGAATTTTATGCAGTCTGGGGACCAAAATCAAATAAGTGGAAGCTAGGCCTGGGTGTTTATACTCCATTTGGTGGTTTAGTTGACTGGGGAAATGACTGGTCTGGTAAATATGCGTTAACCTCATTAAATTTAAAAGCCATCTATTTTCAGCCTACTCTAAGTATTAAAATTACGGATCGTATTGGTATAGGTGCTGGTTTTGTATATAATCATGGAGATGTAAATCTTCAAAGGGCACTACCGGTAAACTATCCCGACGGGCGCTCTGGCCATGTTACATTAGATGGTACTGGTAAAGGTTACGGATGGAATGCTGGTTTATATATTAAAACCTTAAGCAATATATCTTTTGCCCTCGTTCATAAATCGAAAGTAATCACCAAATTGGATGGTGGTACTGCAGATTTTACAGTTCCGCAATCGTTAACAGGATCTTTTCCTGCTGGCAATACATTCAATGCCGAACTGCCTTTACCAGCAACAACCAGTTTAGGTGTAGGTATCCCTTTATCGAAAAGTACAGTTTTGGCATTTGATGCAAGTTGGGTACAATGGCACATTTACAAAGAACTGGCTTTTGATTATGCAACAAATACTTCGGCCTTAGCTGATACAAAATCAGCACGAAATTATCGTGATGGTTCTTCGTTTAAATTGGGTATTAACCACCAGGCCTCAGAAAAACTTGCATTAAGGGCAGGGGTTGGTTATGCTTTTTCTCCAGTTCAGGACGGTTATGTAACACCAGAAGCACCAGATGCTGATCGTTACATCTTAAGTGCAGGTTTAGGTTATACACCAACCAGTCATTTCGAAGTGAATGCCTCTTTCTTCTTTGAAGATGTTAAATCGCGTAAACAGAAGAACATCGAAACGGGCCTGGATGGTACCTTTAAAACTTTGGTTTATGCACCAGGTATTTCGTTAACTTATAAATGGTAG
- a CDS encoding G-D-S-L family lipolytic protein, with product MKKYILNSFVAAAILFTAACKPEIETPAGTSAGQANFSKYIAVGNSLTSGYADGGLYLEGQKVAYPNLIAVKMSSVGGGAFTSPFFTEEHSNGSGYISLTALVNGTPTLTPVIDKLAIRDAAKHLDKYSGEIQNLGIPGMRVDLAFAPAFSAANPFFERLLTDAQVGTTSYFQYVQTKNHTFFSLWLGNNDVLGYALNGAVTVATDPTTTLTDKVTFSSLYANFLNALTAGGQKGIVGTIPDVTAVPYFNTVTVAALLNAAKAINPAAAAIYIQTGVGTVRPATAEDLIRLPFQSEGIFGKPNSSGIPYGLHPLNPIENKWVLDKDEVIKVKDYVTSYNSSIKSLATSKGLAIADTYAYFNQVKTGINVQGVGINASFITGGAFSLDGIHLTPRGNAVIANVFIDAINAKYGSTVPNIDITQYRGVKFPN from the coding sequence ATGAAAAAATATATATTAAATAGTTTCGTAGCTGCTGCCATTCTTTTTACCGCAGCCTGCAAACCAGAAATAGAAACACCAGCGGGTACATCGGCAGGACAAGCGAATTTCAGCAAATACATTGCTGTGGGTAATTCATTAACTTCAGGTTATGCAGATGGAGGCTTATATTTAGAAGGCCAGAAAGTCGCATACCCGAATTTAATTGCAGTAAAGATGTCTTCAGTAGGGGGCGGAGCTTTTACTTCTCCATTTTTTACCGAAGAGCATTCCAATGGCTCAGGTTATATTTCTTTAACAGCACTGGTTAATGGTACACCAACTTTAACTCCTGTAATTGATAAGCTTGCTATAAGAGATGCAGCTAAGCATTTAGACAAATATAGCGGCGAAATTCAAAACCTAGGTATTCCGGGCATGCGTGTTGATTTGGCTTTTGCACCAGCATTTAGTGCAGCAAATCCATTTTTTGAACGTTTATTAACCGATGCCCAGGTAGGTACTACAAGTTATTTTCAATATGTTCAAACCAAAAACCATACTTTCTTTTCATTGTGGCTTGGAAATAATGACGTATTAGGTTATGCTTTAAATGGAGCGGTAACTGTGGCTACTGATCCAACTACCACTTTAACTGATAAGGTTACCTTCTCTTCTTTGTATGCTAATTTTTTAAATGCGTTAACTGCTGGTGGCCAAAAAGGTATTGTAGGTACTATTCCTGATGTAACTGCTGTTCCTTATTTTAACACGGTAACGGTGGCGGCTTTATTAAATGCCGCTAAGGCAATTAATCCAGCGGCAGCAGCTATTTATATCCAAACTGGAGTAGGTACGGTAAGGCCTGCAACTGCTGAAGATTTAATCCGTTTGCCGTTTCAATCAGAAGGCATATTTGGAAAACCAAATAGTTCTGGCATTCCTTATGGTTTGCACCCTTTAAATCCGATTGAAAATAAGTGGGTATTGGATAAGGATGAAGTGATTAAAGTGAAGGATTATGTAACTAGCTACAATAGCAGCATTAAATCTTTAGCTACAAGCAAAGGTTTAGCCATTGCAGATACTTATGCTTATTTTAATCAGGTTAAAACCGGTATTAATGTTCAGGGTGTCGGTATCAACGCTTCATTTATTACCGGTGGCGCATTCTCTTTAGATGGCATTCACTTAACGCCACGTGGAAATGCGGTAATTGCCAATGTATTTATCGATGCCATTAATGCTAAATACGGTTCTACTGTACCAAACATTGATATTACGCAATACAGAGGGGTGAAATTCCCGAATTAA
- the rpoB gene encoding DNA-directed RNA polymerase subunit beta encodes MAKTVEQRVNFATSKHIIDYPDFLDVQLQSFREFFQIDTTSDDRSSEGLFKVFAENFPITDSRNIFVLEFLDYFVDPPRYDIHECIERGLTYNVPLKAKLKLSCNDVEHEDFETIIQDVYLGTIPYMTPKGTFVINGAERVIVSQLHRSPGVFFGQSRHTNGTKLYSARVIPFKGSWIEFATDVNNVMYAYIDRKKKFPVTTLLRAIGYDSDKDILELFDLADEVKVSKSGLKKYIGRKLAARVLKKWVEDFVDEDTGEVVSIDRNEVILERETVLEDEHIDMVIEAGVKSIILSKEDGASQADYTIIYNTLQKDTSNSEKEAVENIYRALRNAEPPDEETARGIIDRLFFSDKRYDLGDVGRYRINRKLKMNTPDEVKVLTKADIIAIVKYLIKLINSKEEVDDIDHLSNRRVRTVGEQLYAQFGVGLARMARTIRERMNIRDNEVFTPTDLINARTLSSVINSFFGTNQLSQFMDQTNPLAEITHKRRLSALGPGGLSRERAGFEVRDVHYTHYGRLCTIETPEGPNIGLISSLCVHAKINNLGFIETPYKRVEDGKVVVDSDVIYLSAEDEDGKTIAQANAEYDDKGNFTTPRVKARYEGDFPIIEPEKLDLMDVAPNQITSIAASLIPFLEHDDANRALMGSNMQRQAVPLLRPEAPIVGTGLEGRVARDSRTLINAEGDGVVEYVDANEITIKYERNEDDRLVSFEGDSKTYRLIKFKKTNQNTCINLKPIVKKGQKVTKGQVLCEGYATENGELALGRNLKVAFMPWQGFNFEDAIVINERIVRDDVFTSLHIEEFELEVRDTKRGEEELTPDIPNVSEEATKDLDENGIIRIGADVKEGDILIGKITPKGESDPSPEEKLLRAIFGDKAGDVKDASLKTPPSIQGVVIDTKLFSRAKKTTKAEEKSAIEKLDKGYNNITEKLKAELVDKLFTIVNGKTSQGVFNIYKELLVAKGAKFTQKILAELDYNHISPNKWTTDDDKNEMIKMLLHNYGIRVNEELGAYKRDKFAISVGDELPSGIVQMAKVYVAKKRKLKVGDKMAGRHGNKGIVARIVRDEDMPFLADGSPVDIVLNPLGVPSRMNLGQIYETVLAWAGKELGVKFATPIFDGATHDEVEEWIAKAGVPASGKTYLYNGLTGERFDQTTTVGIIYMLKLGHMVDDKMHARSIGPYSLITQQPLGGKAQFGGQRFGEMEVWALEAFGAANILQEILTVKSDDVIGRAKTYEAIVKGENLPTPGVPESFNVLVHELRGLGLDITLD; translated from the coding sequence TTGGCAAAGACAGTCGAACAAAGAGTAAATTTTGCAACTAGTAAGCACATTATAGACTATCCGGATTTTCTGGATGTGCAATTGCAATCATTCAGAGAATTTTTCCAGATAGATACCACATCAGACGATCGCTCAAGCGAAGGTTTGTTCAAAGTGTTTGCTGAAAACTTTCCAATAACAGATTCAAGAAATATCTTCGTATTAGAGTTTCTTGATTATTTTGTTGATCCGCCACGTTACGATATACACGAGTGTATTGAGCGTGGATTAACCTACAATGTTCCATTAAAAGCAAAGCTGAAGCTTTCTTGTAATGATGTAGAACATGAAGATTTTGAAACCATTATTCAGGATGTGTACTTAGGTACTATCCCGTATATGACACCAAAAGGTACGTTTGTTATTAACGGTGCAGAACGTGTTATCGTTTCGCAATTACACCGTTCTCCAGGAGTGTTCTTCGGCCAAAGCCGTCACACTAACGGAACCAAATTGTATTCTGCCCGTGTAATTCCTTTCAAAGGTTCATGGATCGAGTTCGCTACAGACGTTAATAACGTGATGTATGCTTATATCGATCGTAAGAAAAAATTCCCGGTTACCACTTTATTACGTGCTATCGGTTACGATTCTGATAAAGATATCTTGGAACTTTTCGATCTTGCTGACGAAGTAAAAGTTAGTAAATCTGGTTTAAAGAAATACATCGGTCGTAAACTGGCTGCAAGGGTATTAAAAAAATGGGTTGAAGATTTTGTTGATGAAGATACTGGTGAGGTAGTTTCTATCGACCGTAATGAAGTGATTCTTGAAAGAGAAACCGTTTTAGAAGACGAACACATTGATATGGTTATCGAAGCTGGCGTAAAAAGCATCATCTTGTCAAAAGAAGATGGCGCAAGTCAGGCTGATTATACCATTATATATAATACATTACAGAAAGATACATCAAACTCAGAAAAAGAAGCTGTAGAAAACATCTATCGTGCTTTGCGTAACGCAGAACCACCTGATGAGGAAACAGCCCGTGGTATCATTGATCGTTTATTCTTCTCAGATAAACGTTACGATTTAGGAGATGTTGGTCGTTACCGTATCAACCGTAAATTAAAAATGAATACCCCTGATGAGGTTAAAGTATTAACAAAAGCAGATATTATTGCAATTGTGAAATACCTGATCAAACTGATCAACTCAAAAGAAGAGGTAGATGATATCGATCACTTGTCTAACCGTCGTGTACGTACGGTGGGTGAGCAATTGTACGCACAATTTGGTGTTGGTTTAGCCCGTATGGCCAGAACAATCCGTGAGCGTATGAACATTCGTGATAACGAGGTGTTTACACCAACTGATTTGATTAATGCCCGTACGTTATCATCGGTAATCAACTCTTTCTTTGGTACTAACCAGTTATCTCAGTTCATGGATCAAACGAATCCATTAGCAGAGATCACGCACAAACGCCGTTTATCGGCTTTAGGTCCAGGTGGTTTATCACGTGAGCGTGCCGGTTTCGAGGTACGTGACGTTCACTATACACACTATGGTCGTTTATGTACTATTGAAACTCCGGAGGGACCAAATATTGGTTTGATTTCATCACTTTGTGTGCATGCAAAAATCAATAATTTAGGTTTCATTGAAACACCATACAAACGTGTTGAAGATGGTAAAGTAGTTGTAGATTCAGACGTTATTTATTTATCTGCTGAAGATGAAGATGGTAAAACCATCGCTCAGGCCAATGCAGAGTATGATGATAAAGGTAACTTTACCACACCGCGTGTTAAAGCGCGTTATGAGGGTGACTTCCCGATTATTGAGCCTGAGAAATTAGACTTAATGGACGTTGCGCCTAACCAGATTACTTCAATCGCTGCTTCGTTAATTCCGTTCCTGGAACATGATGATGCGAACAGGGCTTTGATGGGATCGAACATGCAACGTCAGGCCGTACCATTGTTACGTCCTGAAGCACCAATTGTAGGAACAGGTTTAGAAGGTCGCGTGGCACGTGACTCAAGAACTTTGATCAACGCAGAAGGTGACGGTGTTGTAGAGTATGTTGATGCTAACGAAATCACCATTAAATATGAGCGTAACGAAGATGATCGTTTAGTTTCGTTTGAAGGTGATAGCAAAACTTACCGTTTAATTAAATTCAAAAAAACCAACCAGAATACTTGTATCAACTTAAAACCAATCGTTAAGAAAGGTCAGAAAGTAACTAAAGGACAAGTGCTTTGCGAAGGTTATGCGACTGAAAATGGTGAATTGGCACTAGGTAGAAACTTGAAAGTGGCATTCATGCCTTGGCAAGGTTTCAACTTTGAGGATGCGATTGTAATTAACGAGCGTATTGTTCGTGATGACGTTTTCACTTCATTGCATATTGAAGAGTTTGAATTAGAAGTACGTGATACTAAGCGTGGAGAAGAGGAATTAACACCAGATATCCCGAACGTTTCTGAAGAGGCTACTAAAGACCTTGATGAAAATGGTATTATCCGTATTGGTGCTGATGTAAAAGAAGGTGATATTTTAATTGGTAAGATTACGCCAAAAGGAGAATCTGATCCTTCACCGGAAGAGAAATTACTACGTGCAATTTTTGGTGATAAAGCAGGTGATGTTAAAGATGCGTCTTTAAAAACTCCTCCTTCTATCCAGGGTGTGGTAATTGATACTAAATTATTCAGCCGTGCTAAGAAAACTACAAAAGCTGAGGAAAAATCAGCAATTGAGAAATTAGACAAAGGATATAACAATATCACTGAGAAATTAAAAGCAGAATTAGTTGACAAATTATTCACTATCGTAAACGGAAAAACATCTCAGGGTGTATTTAACATTTACAAAGAATTATTAGTTGCTAAAGGCGCTAAATTTACTCAGAAAATTTTAGCTGAGCTTGATTATAATCACATTAGCCCTAACAAATGGACTACTGATGATGATAAAAACGAGATGATTAAAATGTTGCTTCACAACTACGGTATCCGTGTTAACGAGGAACTTGGTGCTTACAAACGTGATAAATTCGCGATCAGTGTAGGTGATGAGCTTCCTTCAGGAATCGTACAGATGGCAAAAGTTTATGTAGCTAAAAAACGTAAATTAAAAGTAGGTGATAAAATGGCGGGTCGCCACGGTAACAAAGGTATTGTAGCGCGTATTGTACGTGATGAAGATATGCCTTTCTTAGCTGATGGTAGTCCGGTTGATATCGTGTTGAACCCACTGGGTGTACCTTCACGTATGAACCTTGGTCAGATCTACGAAACCGTATTGGCATGGGCCGGTAAAGAATTAGGTGTTAAATTTGCAACTCCGATTTTTGATGGTGCTACGCATGATGAGGTAGAAGAATGGATCGCTAAAGCAGGAGTTCCTGCTTCAGGAAAAACCTACTTATACAATGGTTTAACAGGTGAGCGTTTCGATCAGACTACAACTGTAGGTATTATCTACATGTTGAAATTAGGTCACATGGTTGATGATAAGATGCACGCCCGTTCAATCGGACCATATTCATTAATTACACAACAACCATTGGGTGGTAAAGCCCAGTTCGGTGGTCAGCGTTTTGGTGAGATGGAGGTTTGGGCATTAGAGGCATTTGGTGCAGCTAATATTCTTCAGGAGATCTTAACCGTTAAATCGGATGATGTAATCGGAAGAGCGAAAACTTACGAAGCCATTGTTAAAGGTGAAAACCTACCAACGCCAGGTGTACCAGAATCGTTCAACGTATTGGTACATGAGTTACGCGGATTAGGTTTAGATATTACGTTAGATTAA